Part of the Carnobacterium pleistocenium FTR1 genome is shown below.
CATCTTTTTCAGCTTTGTAGGTCCGAATATCAGCAACTTCTTGCTTGATTTTTCTAAATTCCTCTTTTGTAACAGAATCAAAATCACCTAAAGCTATCCTAGGAACAATGCCTTGTTCCAATAAACGTATTGCCCCTCTGTCAACACCTATCCAGATAAGGTCCTTTGAATTGATGTCTGTTAGTACTGGTATTCGTTCGCAAGGTCCACCAACCATAATCGCAAGATGCTGTTCCATCTTATCTTACCGCATCCATCAATAAGGCCATTTGATTCACAGGCTCCTCTGCATTATAAATATAAGAACCTGCTACAAAAACAGATGCGCCAGCTTCCTTACATTGTTTAGCAGTCTGTTCAGCTATTCCTCCATCAACTTGGATTTCATAAGTATAGCCTCCTTTTTCTTTTAGCTCTTTTGCTGTCTTTATTTTTTTAAGTGTTTCAGGAATAAAAATTTGTCCACCATAACCAGGATTAACGGTCATGACTAAAACCAAATCAACTAATCCTAATATATGAATCAGTGATTCAATCGGTGTGCCTGGATTAACTGCAATCCCTGCTTTAACTCCTTGATCTTTTATCAGTTGAATAACGCGATGAATATGGGGTGTACTTTCAGCATGTACTGTAATAATATCAGCCCCAGCTTTAGCAAAATTTTTAACGTGCTTTTCTGGATACTCTACCATCAAATGGCAGTCTAAAGGTAATTTTGTTACCGGGCGGATTGCAGCTACAGTATCTGCTCCAAATGTAATATTAGGGACAAAATGACCATCCATCACATCCACATGGATATAATCGGCTCCTCCATCTTCTACTAAACGAATATCTCTTGCCAAATTTGCAAAGTCCGCACTTAAAATAGATGGTGCTAGTTTCATTTCTTCATCCTCATTTCTTTTCTTTATTATTGTACCTTGGTTTACGGATTTCAATTTCATTTAAAAATTGCAAATAATGTTTATACCGGTATTCTGGTATCTTATTTAGTTCGACATCCTTTTTCACTTGACACCCTGGTTCCTTTTTATGCATACATCCTCTGAATCGACATTCATCTTGTACCTCAACAAAATCAGGGAAACAAGCAGAAAGTTCTTCAGCTTCAAGTTCTAAAAAATCGATTGAACTAAAACCAGGAGTATCTGCCACTAACCCATCGTATAAAGGCAATAACTCAACATGTCTCGTTGTATGTTTTCCTCGTCCAAGCGAGCTTGAAATTTCAGCTGTTTTTAATAATAAATCGGGGGCAATGCTATTTAATAATGTTGACTTACCAGCTCCTGATTGCCCCATAAACACGGTTAATCTATTAGGGAAATAAGAAACTAATTCCTCTAATGCTTTTTTATTGTTTTCTTGTTCAGGTACAATAATTGAATAACCAATTTTTTCATATGCTGATTGTATTTCTTTTATTTGTTGCAGGGTTTCATTCGTCAACAAATCAATTTTACTAATATAGATAATTGCTCGGATTCCTTTACTTTCTAAAGTGACCAAAAAACGATCTAATAAGTTTGTCGAAAAATTTGGTTCAACAGCTGACATAACTACAACACCTATATCAACATTTGCTACTGGTGGACGAACCAATTCGTTTTTTCTAGGCAATAATTCTTGCACTACGCCTTCTTTTAAATTTCCACTTTCAAATAGGACATAGTCGCCAACTAAAGGTGTCAACTCTCTTTTTCGAAAGTTTCCTCTACCTCTAGTCTGATAAGTTTCCCCTTTATAATAAACATAATAAAAACCACTCAATGCTTTTCTAATTTGACCTTCCGGCAATAAAATCCCTCCTAATACGTGCTCTCAGTTCTACTCTACTGAATGAATCTCAAGAAAGCAAGATTTTAATCAGACAAGGTTTATTTCTTTCATGCAAAAATTGCAGATCAAAGAACTTGAAATTAGTTCTTTGATCTGCAATTCTTTATTCCGCTGTAACATTGGTATTTTCTTCTATAACTTCTCCATCTCGTTCAATACGGTAGGATCCTGTATCGCCTTCTTGGAGAACAAATGGAATAACCGTTTCAAAATCTTCTGTGATTGTAAATTTTTGAAATTCATTCTCTAAAGTATGCTCGTTATCTTTAATGTAAATGACAACTTCATTTGGTATAGGATTCGATTCTTGAGAACTGCTTTCAGATTCTTTTGCAGACTCAGACTCTGCCTTTTCTGATTCATTCGCTTTTGGTTCAACATAAGGAATAGTTACCGTTTTTGAAAAAGTTTGTTCTGGTTCTTCTCCCAATGAAATGACGACTGAG
Proteins encoded:
- the rsgA gene encoding ribosome small subunit-dependent GTPase A, with product MLLPEGQIRKALSGFYYVYYKGETYQTRGRGNFRKRELTPLVGDYVLFESGNLKEGVVQELLPRKNELVRPPVANVDIGVVVMSAVEPNFSTNLLDRFLVTLESKGIRAIIYISKIDLLTNETLQQIKEIQSAYEKIGYSIIVPEQENNKKALEELVSYFPNRLTVFMGQSGAGKSTLLNSIAPDLLLKTAEISSSLGRGKHTTRHVELLPLYDGLVADTPGFSSIDFLELEAEELSACFPDFVEVQDECRFRGCMHKKEPGCQVKKDVELNKIPEYRYKHYLQFLNEIEIRKPRYNNKEKK
- the rpe gene encoding ribulose-phosphate 3-epimerase, which encodes MKLAPSILSADFANLARDIRLVEDGGADYIHVDVMDGHFVPNITFGADTVAAIRPVTKLPLDCHLMVEYPEKHVKNFAKAGADIITVHAESTPHIHRVIQLIKDQGVKAGIAVNPGTPIESLIHILGLVDLVLVMTVNPGYGGQIFIPETLKKIKTAKELKEKGGYTYEIQVDGGIAEQTAKQCKEAGASVFVAGSYIYNAEEPVNQMALLMDAVR